A DNA window from Verrucomicrobiota bacterium contains the following coding sequences:
- the obgE gene encoding GTPase ObgE: MFVDKAFIQARAGRGGDGCVSFRREKYVPNGGPDGGDGGNGGSIILKVDSSVNNLVDLKFQPIRVADNGAHGKGKKCHGKNAKDYILKVPQGTVIYRIKDNSKSLITQKVRATREEGPFIKVRPDKAETELVPLETILDDEYIPHDFSGELHFDRHMVSFKDLTELGEEYVLSKGGRGGRGNTHWKSSKHQAPREFEYGRDGEAGDYWLVLKMIADVGLVGYPNAGKSTLLSKISNAHPKIGPYPFTTLNPVIGAIDKPDGKKILVADIPGLIEGAHENVGLGHEFLRHIERCKVFVYVVDMSGSEGRNPYEDFCSVRKEIKLYNPSLTKSPAFIAANKMDLPEAEGFLKEFKRHCRLKIIPISAQMNEGVDLIQKEILAFFK; the protein is encoded by the coding sequence ATGTTTGTTGATAAAGCATTTATTCAAGCTCGTGCTGGGCGTGGCGGGGACGGTTGTGTCAGTTTCCGTCGTGAGAAGTATGTTCCTAATGGAGGTCCTGATGGCGGGGACGGGGGTAATGGGGGGAGTATTATTCTTAAAGTGGATTCTTCCGTCAATAACCTCGTTGACCTCAAATTCCAACCGATCAGGGTAGCTGATAATGGAGCACATGGAAAAGGTAAGAAATGCCATGGTAAGAACGCGAAAGACTATATTTTAAAGGTTCCCCAAGGAACGGTGATTTACCGGATTAAGGATAATTCAAAGTCTTTGATAACCCAGAAGGTTAGAGCAACCCGTGAAGAAGGGCCGTTTATAAAAGTCCGCCCCGATAAGGCGGAGACCGAGCTTGTCCCCCTTGAAACAATATTGGATGATGAATACATTCCACATGACTTTTCTGGAGAGTTGCATTTTGACCGTCACATGGTTTCTTTTAAGGATCTGACTGAGCTTGGTGAAGAGTATGTCCTTTCTAAAGGGGGCCGGGGGGGGCGTGGAAATACTCATTGGAAAAGCTCTAAGCACCAAGCTCCCCGTGAGTTTGAGTATGGCCGGGACGGGGAGGCTGGGGATTATTGGTTGGTTTTGAAGATGATTGCTGATGTAGGGTTAGTGGGTTATCCGAATGCTGGAAAATCGACCCTCTTATCAAAGATTTCTAATGCCCATCCCAAAATCGGGCCTTATCCCTTTACCACATTAAATCCGGTGATTGGGGCCATCGATAAACCAGACGGGAAAAAGATTCTTGTTGCTGATATTCCAGGATTGATTGAGGGAGCCCATGAAAATGTGGGGCTCGGACATGAGTTTCTCCGTCACATCGAGCGTTGTAAGGTTTTTGTTTATGTCGTGGATATGAGTGGATCTGAGGGGAGAAATCCCTACGAGGATTTTTGTAGTGTCCGGAAGGAAATTAAACTTTATAATCCTTCATTAACCAAAAGCCCCGCATTTATTGCTGCTAATAAGATGGATTTACCTGAGGCGGAAGGGTTTCTGAAAGAGTTTAAGAGGCATTGCCGTCTAAAGATTATTCCCATTTCTGCTCAAATGAATGAAGGGGTTGACCTAATTCAAAAAGAAATACTCGCTTTTTTTAAGTGA
- a CDS encoding single-stranded DNA-binding protein, with the protein MASLNKVLLIGNLTRDPELRYTPKGTAVADIGMAISRTYKTQDGQDREEVCFVTVEVWGRQAETAGQYLSKGSPVFIEGELKFESWTNKEGKKQSSLKVRAERVQFLGRPKNAEYKDGNAAPKQTRNQDHESSGTAASTSFEEAPASDDDDIPF; encoded by the coding sequence ATGGCCAGCCTGAATAAAGTCCTTCTCATCGGTAATCTGACCCGGGATCCGGAGCTCCGGTACACCCCCAAAGGAACCGCTGTAGCGGACATCGGCATGGCCATCAGCCGGACTTATAAAACCCAAGACGGGCAGGATCGTGAAGAAGTCTGCTTTGTCACTGTGGAAGTCTGGGGCCGCCAAGCTGAAACGGCTGGCCAATATTTGAGCAAAGGCTCCCCGGTCTTTATTGAAGGGGAACTCAAGTTTGAATCATGGACAAATAAAGAGGGTAAAAAACAAAGTTCACTTAAAGTACGTGCCGAGCGTGTCCAATTCCTTGGAAGGCCGAAAAATGCCGAGTACAAAGATGGTAATGCCGCACCGAAACAAACCCGGAATCAGGATCATGAGAGCAGCGGTACAGCAGCCTCGACAAGTTTTGAAGAAGCACCCGCCTCTGATGACGATGACATTCCATTTTAA
- a CDS encoding 50S ribosomal protein L25 has product MANQISLKAKARSSHGRNAVNQLRKTGAIPGIIYGRKTTPQNVEICLRELQTALRKTTSENILVDLQLDIDGKIENRFALLQEIQRDYLRDLYLHVDFQEVAQDETIHLEVAVESEGEPTGVKTGGGLLEHTLRILHIECLPKDIPDAIWIDVSSLNIGESIHVKDIIAPAGVKITSQPELTVFACVAPKSEEAAAAVIADATKEVEVIKEKKPAEGDAKAPAAKETKK; this is encoded by the coding sequence ATGGCCAATCAAATTAGTCTAAAAGCAAAGGCTCGTAGCAGCCACGGTAGAAACGCGGTGAATCAACTCCGTAAAACAGGAGCGATTCCCGGAATCATTTATGGTCGCAAGACCACACCCCAGAATGTCGAGATTTGCCTGCGCGAGTTACAGACAGCACTCCGTAAAACAACCAGCGAGAATATCCTCGTTGACCTCCAACTGGATATCGACGGGAAAATAGAAAACCGTTTTGCCCTATTACAGGAAATCCAACGTGATTACCTCCGTGATCTCTATCTCCATGTCGATTTTCAGGAGGTCGCCCAGGATGAAACCATCCACCTCGAAGTAGCCGTCGAATCAGAAGGCGAACCTACCGGTGTTAAGACAGGCGGGGGTCTCCTTGAGCACACACTGCGCATTCTTCATATTGAATGTTTGCCCAAAGATATTCCTGATGCCATCTGGATAGATGTCAGCAGCCTGAATATTGGGGAATCCATCCATGTAAAGGATATCATCGCCCCGGCAGGTGTAAAAATCACCAGCCAACCTGAGCTTACCGTTTTTGCCTGTGTCGCTCCGAAGAGTGAGGAAGCTGCTGCAGCTGTCATCGCTGATGCCACTAAAGAAGTCGAGGTGATCAAGGAAAAGAAACCTGCTGAAGGTGACGCAAAAGCCCCGGCAGCCAAGGAAACCAAGAAATAA
- a CDS encoding adenylate/guanylate cyclase domain-containing protein, giving the protein MANGISHFKNLCRLRVVEVFLFTVGALIFNLLVGQVPLFGKLELLTQDWRFQWRPYNESKINSDIFLIGIGDKALKEIGRWPWPRETHGNLLQGLLPYSPNAIAFDILFSEPDLRNSESDARFIQKIGIGNKVILAASIEDNNLLVPFGVLSQKCDLGLVSMPRDQDGVVRRIPLIISFENKMYPSMALEMACHHFRVSFKDLEIFPGDKIRIPRPGAVPVIIPMDEANNMMINYRGKLTNFSGAGYQQVISAIDESAGVPNEDLAAIVTDKMILIGFTGTGMDILPVPLDPNSPGVVVHANAYSNIVLNDFLVPLGPSASVLLFTLLFAGVFSTSTYLPTKWSVISAIFITGLYCVVVIIFFDYFNRVVQTAGPLVISIGMVIGITSHRMVSEAREKGRLKSTFNHFLSRNILEAVLKDPELLKMGGVRRELTVLFADVRGFTTLCESSPPEIVVPILNELLDRLTPVIFKYDGTLDKYMGDAIMAFWGAPQEQEDHALRAVKTALDMQQEIVRLHELWKDRGIPMLTMGIGINTGPMVVGNMGSSEVVTYTVIGDAVNLSSRIETLTRQYDAQILIGEETYQQVKDHVETESLGEVAVKGKSKFIRIHKVIKLK; this is encoded by the coding sequence TTGGCTAACGGGATATCCCATTTTAAAAACCTCTGCCGCCTCCGGGTGGTGGAGGTTTTTCTTTTTACTGTCGGTGCACTCATTTTTAATCTTTTAGTTGGTCAGGTACCCCTTTTTGGAAAACTGGAACTTTTAACCCAGGATTGGCGTTTTCAGTGGAGGCCTTACAATGAGTCTAAAATTAACTCGGACATTTTTCTGATCGGGATTGGGGATAAAGCCCTCAAAGAAATTGGCCGCTGGCCATGGCCGCGTGAAACTCATGGAAATCTTTTACAAGGACTTTTGCCTTATTCTCCCAATGCGATTGCGTTTGATATCCTGTTTTCTGAACCGGATTTGAGGAACTCTGAATCTGATGCAAGATTCATCCAGAAAATAGGCATTGGTAATAAAGTGATCCTGGCGGCTTCCATAGAAGATAATAATTTGCTTGTTCCCTTCGGAGTATTATCCCAGAAATGCGATTTAGGACTCGTGAGTATGCCCCGGGATCAGGACGGGGTAGTGCGCCGCATTCCTTTGATCATCAGTTTTGAAAATAAAATGTATCCATCCATGGCTTTAGAGATGGCTTGTCACCACTTTAGGGTCAGTTTTAAGGATTTGGAGATTTTTCCCGGAGATAAAATCCGTATCCCCCGGCCGGGAGCCGTGCCGGTAATCATCCCTATGGATGAAGCGAATAATATGATGATTAATTATCGCGGCAAACTAACCAATTTTTCGGGTGCGGGTTATCAACAGGTTATTTCTGCCATTGACGAGTCGGCAGGCGTACCCAATGAAGACTTGGCAGCTATTGTCACTGATAAAATGATTCTGATTGGCTTTACCGGTACGGGAATGGATATTTTGCCAGTACCCCTTGATCCGAATAGTCCAGGGGTTGTGGTGCATGCAAATGCATATTCTAATATCGTCTTGAACGATTTTTTAGTTCCGCTTGGGCCATCTGCCAGTGTGCTTTTATTCACGCTATTATTTGCAGGGGTATTTAGCACATCGACCTATCTCCCTACAAAATGGTCAGTAATTTCCGCTATTTTTATTACTGGACTCTATTGTGTTGTGGTGATTATATTTTTTGACTACTTCAATCGAGTTGTCCAAACAGCCGGCCCCCTTGTGATTTCTATTGGTATGGTTATCGGGATCACTTCACACCGGATGGTCAGTGAAGCCCGGGAGAAAGGCCGTCTAAAATCAACATTTAACCATTTCCTTTCCCGTAACATCTTGGAGGCTGTCCTCAAAGATCCCGAGTTATTAAAAATGGGTGGGGTTCGCCGTGAGCTAACCGTCCTTTTTGCCGATGTCAGAGGATTTACCACTCTGTGTGAATCATCCCCGCCGGAGATTGTGGTTCCTATTTTGAATGAGCTTTTAGACCGGTTAACACCTGTGATCTTTAAGTATGACGGGACCCTCGATAAGTATATGGGGGACGCGATTATGGCGTTTTGGGGAGCTCCGCAAGAACAAGAAGATCATGCCCTGCGGGCGGTCAAGACTGCCTTGGATATGCAACAGGAAATTGTCCGTCTGCATGAACTCTGGAAAGATAGGGGTATTCCCATGCTCACAATGGGAATTGGAATCAATACAGGCCCCATGGTCGTTGGTAATATGGGCTCTTCGGAAGTGGTTACTTATACGGTCATTGGTGACGCGGTGAATTTGAGTTCAAGGATTGAAACCTTGACCCGGCAATATGATGCCCAGATTCTTATTGGCGAAGAGACTTATCAGCAGGTCAAGGATCATGTCGAGACCGAATCCCTCGGCGAGGTGGCCGTAAAAGGTAAAAGCAAATTTATCCGGATTCACAAAGTCATTAAACTGAAATAA
- the rpsF gene encoding 30S ribosomal protein S6: MKRYEALFILNNKGKEETIPELIERVKADLQSSGAKVSSIQKLEKKQFAYISDKLTSGYYVNYVFEAEPAIADKLKTRFQLDDEVFRVIIVNAPLTVKPLGETAAA; encoded by the coding sequence ATGAAAAGGTATGAAGCCTTGTTCATTCTGAACAACAAAGGCAAAGAAGAAACTATCCCCGAATTGATTGAACGTGTGAAAGCCGATCTTCAGTCATCCGGAGCAAAAGTTTCTTCAATCCAAAAGCTCGAAAAAAAGCAATTTGCTTACATCTCTGATAAACTCACGAGCGGCTACTATGTGAATTATGTTTTTGAAGCTGAACCAGCTATTGCCGACAAACTCAAAACTCGTTTTCAATTAGACGACGAAGTTTTCCGTGTGATTATTGTTAACGCACCCCTGACTGTTAAACCACTGGGTGAAACAGCAGCGGCTTAG
- the hemA gene encoding glutamyl-tRNA reductase, which produces MKFFCIGINHHSAPVEIREQIAISEERYPIFCKSALQSCDLTEIATLSTCNRVEIYAVGRKTDQPVDKVKELLLSNINDRRLIEPHIFSKEGEKAIEHLFEVASGVDSMIFGETEILGQVKQAYEKATEGQFAGKILNRIFQKTFQTAKQVRSQTNITKGHVSVSSVAATLAEKIYESLDNLHVMIIGAGEISQKTARTFVNRGVSSVSIVNRSLDRAEQIARDLGVSAHLLDDWQSKALEADIIVSSTSSPNLLITRKEVEDLMSQRPGKPLFLIDLAVPRDIDPSINWMDDCYLYNIDDLQAIADEASSQRIMELAKCREIIRKKTNDLFTWVDNNTIFYNR; this is translated from the coding sequence ATGAAATTCTTTTGTATTGGTATAAATCATCATTCCGCACCCGTGGAGATCCGCGAGCAAATCGCCATTAGCGAAGAGCGTTACCCTATCTTTTGCAAAAGCGCCCTGCAATCTTGTGATCTGACAGAAATCGCGACTTTATCCACCTGCAACCGTGTCGAAATCTATGCTGTTGGACGGAAAACCGATCAGCCTGTGGACAAGGTAAAAGAGCTTCTTTTATCTAATATCAACGATCGACGACTGATTGAACCCCACATCTTTTCAAAGGAAGGGGAGAAAGCCATCGAACATCTTTTTGAAGTGGCCAGTGGAGTGGACTCCATGATATTCGGGGAAACAGAAATCTTGGGTCAGGTAAAACAGGCTTACGAAAAGGCGACCGAAGGGCAATTTGCAGGTAAAATCCTCAATCGCATCTTTCAAAAAACTTTTCAAACAGCCAAACAAGTCCGGTCACAAACGAATATCACTAAGGGCCATGTCTCCGTCAGTTCTGTGGCGGCCACATTGGCGGAGAAAATTTATGAATCACTGGATAATCTGCATGTAATGATCATCGGAGCTGGGGAAATTAGCCAGAAAACAGCCCGGACTTTTGTGAATAGGGGCGTGTCGTCGGTTAGTATCGTAAACCGTTCACTTGACCGGGCTGAGCAAATTGCGCGTGATCTGGGGGTGAGTGCCCACTTACTTGATGATTGGCAGTCAAAAGCCTTGGAAGCTGACATTATCGTGAGTTCAACGTCTTCCCCTAATTTATTAATCACCCGCAAAGAGGTCGAAGACCTTATGTCCCAACGTCCCGGAAAACCCCTCTTCTTAATCGACCTTGCAGTTCCCCGTGATATTGACCCATCCATTAACTGGATGGATGACTGCTATCTTTATAATATTGATGACCTACAAGCTATTGCAGATGAGGCATCCTCCCAAAGAATTATGGAACTCGCGAAGTGCAGGGAGATCATCCGCAAAAAAACAAATGACTTATTTACATGGGTTGATAATAATACAATATTTTATAATAGATAA
- a CDS encoding ribose-phosphate pyrophosphokinase — protein sequence MNPLGEMKILTGSSNPDLTAKVAAYVGIKMCDAEVTSFPDGETFVKIKENIRGRDVFIVQSTCPPTNHHLMELFIMIDAAKRASASRITAVIPFYGYARQDRKDQPRVPITAKLVANLLVKAGADRVITLDLHAQQIQGFFDIPVDHLYASPVIYKYFVDQKYKNLVVVSPDVGGIKMAYAYSKKFDASLAIVAKNRISATETEALYLVGDVKGKIVVIVDDMTETAGTLCNAAISIKKAGAKKIIAVTSHSILTRKSVERLKASPIEELITTDTVPHKVDLKGFKLTVLSVAELLGEAILRIHRNESVNSLFDVKK from the coding sequence ATGAATCCACTGGGCGAAATGAAAATATTAACCGGCTCTTCTAATCCCGATCTAACGGCAAAAGTGGCCGCTTATGTAGGGATCAAAATGTGTGACGCGGAGGTCACTTCCTTTCCTGACGGAGAAACATTCGTCAAGATCAAGGAGAATATCCGTGGGCGTGACGTTTTTATTGTGCAAAGCACCTGTCCCCCGACCAACCACCATTTAATGGAGCTTTTTATCATGATTGATGCGGCTAAAAGGGCCAGTGCCAGCCGCATTACCGCCGTCATCCCATTTTATGGTTACGCCCGGCAAGATCGTAAAGACCAGCCCCGTGTACCGATTACTGCCAAACTCGTTGCGAACCTGCTCGTCAAAGCCGGGGCAGACCGGGTGATTACCCTCGACTTGCATGCCCAACAAATCCAAGGGTTCTTCGATATTCCTGTAGACCATTTATACGCTTCACCTGTTATTTATAAGTATTTTGTCGATCAAAAATATAAAAATCTCGTTGTGGTCTCCCCTGATGTTGGGGGGATTAAAATGGCTTATGCTTATTCAAAAAAGTTTGATGCCAGTCTCGCCATCGTCGCTAAAAACCGTATAAGTGCCACGGAGACAGAGGCCTTGTACCTAGTTGGGGACGTCAAGGGGAAAATTGTAGTGATTGTGGATGATATGACCGAGACTGCAGGAACTCTCTGTAATGCTGCAATTTCTATAAAAAAAGCTGGTGCAAAGAAGATCATTGCGGTAACTTCTCACTCCATTTTGACGCGTAAGAGCGTCGAGCGCTTGAAGGCTTCGCCAATTGAAGAGCTCATCACGACGGATACTGTCCCACACAAAGTCGATTTAAAAGGCTTTAAACTGACCGTACTCAGTGTCGCTGAGCTTTTGGGCGAGGCCATTTTGCGCATTCACCGTAATGAATCGGTGAATAGTTTATTTGACGTTAAAAAATAA
- a CDS encoding AI-2E family transporter: MIKEKESHAGVPDIRKSVEITIRIGMLIFLFYWCYTIIHPFLDILLWSVIFAVSLFPVYQKVLKRLKGRRVLAAIMIVLFLVVVFLLPAVFFAKSLFDGIYHLKSHALEISQINVIEVTRMEQWPYVGKFLSKELDHFAQNIDVTLKEHIIEIRHWSSVLITSAMLTMVAYIKFFISIVLSGVLLVHAGAGSKMALSFSEKLLGKRGGEFAKIAERTVRLVLRGIIGVALIQSTLMGIGFELAGVPGTGLLVLIGVILGVIQIGIVPVMVPVVVYMFLKSDMTTAVCLLIWCILISPVDNILKPILLGRGADVPMAVIFIGAIGGFLHSGIIGLFKGAIIFSIGYKLFIFWVEGGNEDELRRDPSDYLEEKPSIRSAHGH; the protein is encoded by the coding sequence ATGATTAAAGAAAAAGAATCGCATGCGGGTGTGCCCGATATCAGGAAAAGTGTCGAGATTACCATTCGAATAGGAATGCTTATATTTCTCTTTTATTGGTGTTATACGATCATCCACCCCTTTCTGGATATCTTATTATGGTCGGTTATTTTTGCCGTTTCACTCTTTCCAGTATATCAAAAAGTCTTAAAGAGATTGAAGGGGCGCCGGGTTCTTGCTGCCATTATGATCGTTCTTTTTTTGGTGGTTGTATTTCTACTTCCAGCCGTTTTTTTTGCTAAATCGCTTTTCGACGGAATTTATCACCTCAAGAGCCATGCGTTGGAAATCAGCCAGATTAATGTTATCGAAGTGACCCGGATGGAACAATGGCCTTATGTGGGGAAATTCCTTTCCAAAGAGCTGGACCATTTTGCCCAGAATATCGATGTAACCCTTAAAGAACATATCATAGAGATCAGGCATTGGAGCTCTGTTTTGATTACTTCAGCCATGTTGACGATGGTGGCTTATATAAAGTTTTTTATATCGATCGTCCTATCAGGGGTTTTATTGGTTCATGCCGGTGCGGGGTCAAAGATGGCCTTGAGTTTCTCGGAAAAGTTACTGGGTAAAAGGGGCGGGGAATTTGCCAAGATAGCGGAGAGAACTGTCCGTTTAGTGCTTCGCGGGATTATCGGAGTGGCCCTTATTCAATCAACTTTGATGGGAATTGGGTTTGAGTTGGCGGGTGTCCCCGGGACGGGATTGCTGGTTTTAATCGGCGTGATTCTCGGAGTCATCCAAATCGGGATTGTTCCCGTTATGGTTCCTGTGGTGGTGTATATGTTTTTAAAGTCGGATATGACGACGGCTGTTTGCCTGCTTATTTGGTGCATCCTGATTTCACCGGTGGATAATATCCTCAAGCCGATCCTACTGGGTCGTGGGGCTGATGTCCCCATGGCTGTTATTTTTATCGGTGCCATTGGGGGATTCCTTCATAGTGGCATTATTGGGCTCTTTAAGGGGGCCATAATATTTTCCATCGGTTACAAACTTTTTATCTTCTGGGTTGAAGGGGGAAATGAGGATGAGCTAAGACGCGACCCTTCTGATTATTTGGAAGAAAAGCCCTCAATCAGGTCTGCGCATGGGCACTAA
- the rplU gene encoding 50S ribosomal protein L21: MSYAVLRTGSKQYKVTEGDTINVELLDGVESGTEVAFDDILLVSNGDNVTIGTPVVIGAKVTGEIIASNFKAPKVTAYKFKRRKGYHRTVGHRQQLTKIKIKSIVGA, encoded by the coding sequence ATGTCATACGCAGTATTAAGAACAGGTTCAAAGCAGTACAAGGTTACTGAAGGCGATACAATTAATGTGGAGCTTCTCGACGGAGTGGAATCCGGAACGGAAGTTGCCTTTGATGATATCCTTTTAGTGAGTAATGGGGATAATGTCACTATTGGGACACCCGTTGTCATAGGTGCTAAAGTAACAGGCGAGATTATCGCCTCGAATTTTAAAGCTCCTAAAGTCACTGCATACAAATTCAAACGCCGTAAAGGCTACCATCGCACAGTCGGTCATCGTCAGCAATTGACGAAAATCAAGATCAAGTCGATTGTCGGTGCTTAA
- the rplI gene encoding 50S ribosomal protein L9: protein MATTQVILTTSIRKLGGEGDIVTVRPGFARNFLIPSGQALPVNKLNMRNIENLKRKRAEREAQELALAQEFAKKLAKLSLSFTLKLGAEEKAFGSVSAHDIQVRLKEEGYELDRKQIRIEKPIKTLGKHTIMLNLHNDIQHEVVIEVISDAPAKEEKTDKAKRTDKPGKKPVKKSKDEGEEA from the coding sequence ATGGCTACCACACAAGTCATTCTCACAACAAGTATCCGTAAACTCGGCGGTGAAGGTGATATCGTCACTGTCCGTCCGGGGTTCGCCCGTAACTTCCTCATCCCTTCAGGGCAGGCACTTCCCGTGAATAAACTCAATATGCGTAATATTGAAAACCTGAAGAGAAAACGTGCCGAGCGTGAAGCTCAAGAACTGGCATTAGCCCAGGAATTCGCCAAGAAACTCGCCAAACTCAGTCTCTCATTCACCTTGAAGCTTGGTGCGGAAGAAAAAGCGTTCGGATCAGTGTCCGCACATGATATTCAAGTCCGTCTCAAAGAAGAAGGATACGAACTCGACCGCAAGCAGATCCGGATCGAGAAACCCATTAAAACACTTGGTAAACACACCATCATGTTGAATCTCCATAATGACATTCAACATGAGGTCGTTATCGAGGTGATTTCAGATGCTCCTGCCAAAGAAGAAAAGACTGATAAAGCTAAAAGAACTGATAAACCAGGCAAAAAACCTGTAAAAAAGTCAAAAGATGAAGGCGAAGAAGCTTAG
- the ccsA gene encoding cytochrome c biogenesis protein CcsA, whose translation MSDRDFIILATILYAISAGTLFALKKDEHHRLHAIRYLLCLCGFIFHSIFLVLRAIDIHHCPLTNLFESFIFITWTMVLIYLVIGRTYRLSILGLFTTPMVVILNLFAAISPIDKLTTNSQAGFWAELHAPLAVMSYGAFAIAAATGAMYLLQQFLLKTHKITEWVYLLPSVAEMQKVTTRLLLFGMSVYTLGLLTGFIAGAGKGWSIMDFKTKWSILIWLLYGLLFLGYWRSWWGGRKAAYGTVILFCFVIFTFWGAYLLSPIHR comes from the coding sequence ATGTCAGACCGTGATTTCATCATCCTAGCTACGATCCTCTATGCGATAAGTGCTGGAACTCTTTTTGCCCTGAAAAAAGATGAGCATCACCGCCTCCATGCCATTCGTTACCTTTTGTGCCTCTGCGGTTTTATTTTCCATAGTATTTTCCTTGTGCTGAGGGCGATCGATATCCACCACTGTCCCTTAACCAATCTTTTTGAATCATTCATATTCATCACATGGACGATGGTGCTGATTTATTTAGTCATTGGGCGCACCTATCGACTGTCTATTTTGGGACTCTTTACCACCCCCATGGTCGTGATATTAAATCTCTTTGCGGCCATATCCCCAATCGACAAGCTCACAACAAATTCTCAAGCTGGATTCTGGGCTGAGCTCCATGCCCCATTAGCAGTAATGTCCTATGGGGCTTTTGCTATTGCCGCGGCCACAGGCGCCATGTATTTACTCCAACAATTCCTTTTAAAAACCCATAAAATCACTGAATGGGTATATTTACTCCCTTCCGTAGCCGAGATGCAGAAAGTCACCACCCGCCTCCTGCTCTTCGGGATGTCGGTCTATACATTGGGGCTCCTCACTGGATTTATAGCCGGTGCGGGAAAAGGCTGGTCTATCATGGATTTCAAAACCAAATGGTCGATTTTGATCTGGCTGCTCTACGGTTTACTGTTTCTGGGTTATTGGCGTTCCTGGTGGGGGGGGCGGAAAGCAGCCTATGGAACTGTAATCCTCTTCTGTTTTGTGATTTTCACTTTCTGGGGGGCCTACCTTTTAAGCCCTATACACCGATGA
- the rpmA gene encoding 50S ribosomal protein L27: MAHKKGQGSVKNGRDSVSKRLGVKRFGGESVLAGNIIIRQRGTKFVAGRNVGQGRDYTLFSLIDGVVKFDREGRRVNILPAEAQA, from the coding sequence ATGGCACATAAAAAAGGTCAAGGCTCAGTCAAGAATGGCCGTGATAGCGTAAGCAAGCGTCTCGGAGTCAAACGTTTTGGCGGCGAATCCGTCCTTGCTGGTAATATTATCATCCGCCAACGCGGGACAAAATTTGTCGCTGGCCGCAATGTTGGCCAAGGCCGTGATTACACACTTTTTTCACTTATTGATGGTGTTGTAAAATTCGACCGCGAAGGCAGACGGGTTAATATCCTGCCTGCAGAAGCCCAAGCTTAA
- the pth gene encoding aminoacyl-tRNA hydrolase has product MFGQLFNPWKRLAPDNDSDKDSLRGVHIIAGLGNPGSKYEKTRHNIGFTVLDQWTHQESVKFTEKREWKTLFAELRYDGQRVILLKPLTFMNNSGESLHAVQKWFKVRPEHIMVLVDDTALPPGQIRFRSKGSSGGHNGLKSIIQHVGTEQFARGRIGIGNKPHPQADLADFVLGQFAPDEIELMTQKVIPDVIAGVKMWIGQGIEKTMNQYNQSK; this is encoded by the coding sequence ATGTTCGGACAACTCTTCAATCCCTGGAAGCGGTTGGCACCGGACAACGATTCGGATAAGGACTCCCTTCGGGGGGTTCATATCATTGCAGGTCTTGGCAATCCCGGATCAAAGTATGAAAAAACCCGCCATAACATCGGGTTTACCGTACTCGATCAATGGACCCACCAAGAATCCGTCAAGTTCACTGAAAAACGCGAATGGAAAACCCTTTTTGCAGAACTCAGGTATGACGGACAACGTGTCATTTTACTGAAACCTTTGACCTTTATGAATAACAGTGGGGAAAGCCTCCACGCCGTTCAAAAATGGTTCAAGGTCCGGCCGGAACATATCATGGTTCTTGTTGATGACACGGCATTGCCTCCCGGTCAAATCCGGTTCAGGTCAAAAGGCTCTAGTGGCGGACATAATGGTCTTAAATCCATTATTCAACATGTCGGCACCGAGCAATTTGCCCGTGGACGGATAGGCATCGGGAATAAACCGCATCCCCAAGCTGATCTGGCTGATTTTGTCTTGGGACAATTTGCACCGGATGAAATCGAGTTAATGACTCAAAAAGTCATTCCTGATGTCATTGCTGGTGTAAAAATGTGGATCGGGCAAGGAATCGAAAAAACAATGAACCAGTATAATCAAAGCAAATAA